From Pararhizobium sp. A13:
TGTGCACGCAAGAGCGCGAGGAAGTTGAAGTAGCAAGGGTCGTCCACCAGCACGGTATCGCCCGGTTCGATCAGGAACCGGCAAAGAAGGTCGATGGCCTGCGTGCCCGATTCCGTCAGCATGATCTGGTCCGGCGAGGACTGGATTCCGCGCTCCGTCATGCGTCGGGAGAGATGTTGACGGAGCGCCAGGAGCCCGAGTGGCGTTCCGTAGTCCGCCAGCGTTGCGTCCGCGGCCCGGGTCAGCTGGCGCAGCGAGCGGCGCAGCTCCGCTTGCGGCATCCAGGAGGCCGGGAGCCAACCGCAGCCGGGCTTTAGCGTATCGTCGCCGGCCTCGAGCGACTGTCGTGACACCCAGAACGGATCGATGGCGCGATCGAGCCGGAGGCCGATCTCGGCGAGAACGAGCGGCGGCAGGTGCCCGGCGACGAAAAACCCGGATCCGGGCCGGGACTGAATGAGGCCTTCGGCCGTGAGCCGGTCATAGGCTTCGACCACGGTCGATGTGGAAACCGCCATGATCTTTGCAAATCCTCGGATGGAAGGCAGTTTTGCTCCTGGCGCCAGCGTGCGCCCGCTGATCCTTTGCCGAATGGCGGCCATCACGCGCCCGACGCGTGTGCCCGCTTTGACGTCAATTTCGTTGGCAATCAGCATCCGTACTGCTCTTGTGATTATAACAGTTCGGCAAAACTGTAATGCACTGTGTCTCAAGAATCCATCCGGGATCGCCTATCGTGGCGACAAACAAGGACGGTGCTATGGACAAGACGACAAGCGGATGGATCAACGGCTTCCTCGGAGTGCTGATTTTTAGCGGCTCTCTTCCCGCGACGCGGGTAGCGGTGGCGGATTTTGATCCTGTCTTCCTCACCGTCGCGCGTGCCGCCATCGCCGGTGCGCTGGCGCTCGCGCTGCTCATGATGTTTCGACAAAAGCGGCCGGCGCGAAGTGATATGGTTTCACTGATGGTCGTCTCATTCGGCGTGGTCGTCGGCTTTCCCATGCTGACGGCATTGGCGCTCAAGCACATCACCTCGGCGCATTCCATCGTCTTCGTCGGTCTTCTGCCGTTGGCGACGGCGATCTTCGGCGTGTTGCGCGGAGGCGAGCGTCCGCGGCCGGCCTTCTGGCTCTTTTCCGGCCTCGGCAGCCTGCTGGTCGCCGGCTTCGCCCTGCTGCAGGCTTTCTCCGCCTCGCCGATCGGCGACCTGTTGATGCTCGCTGCCATCATTGCCTGTGGTCTCGGCTATGCCGAAGGCGCGAAGCTATCCCGTACGCTCGGGGGCTGGCAGGTTATCTGCTGGGCGCTTGTCCTGTCGCTACCGATCATGGCGACGCTTGCCCTCGTCACCATGCCGCCGTCCTTTGCCGAAACCGGGCAGCCAGCCTGGCTCGGCCTTGCCTATGTCTCGGTCTTCAGCATGCTGGTGGGGTTCGTCTTCTGGTATCGGGGGCTGGCACAGGGCGGCATTGCCGCGGTCGGTCAGCTGCAATTGCTCCAGCCGTTCTTCGGCCTGGTTCTCGCGGCCACACTGCTGAACGAGGCGGTGAGCTGGCCCATGGTCGCCGTGACCGCCGCCGTGGTTCTCTGTGTTGCCGGAGCCAAGCGCTTCGCGAAATGAGCCGGTCGGTGAGGACATGGATCCAAGGGATTTCGCGTTTTTGCCTCCGGCGGACCGGGGTTCCAGCGTAGAAAAATCTCAGCTGATTTCACGGCCCTCGCGGCGCAACAGCCCGCAATGCGGTCATGACGATCGCATCGCCAAACTCCGGCGAGACCAGGCGATGCCCGACCAGAAGGCGGAAGAAAACGGGTCCGTAGATCATGTCGAGGAAGGCCTCAAGATCAAGAGGCGGGACAATTTCTCCCCGAGCCAGCGCCTGTTCAAGGATGATGCGACCGGCGTTCCGGCTCGACAGGATCACTTGGTTGCGGAATGCCTTGGTGAATTCGCTTTCCGGGTCCGCGGCCGCCAGCGCCATGGTGATTTGCCGCCCGCGCGTGCTGGCGAAGGCCGTCACCAGCCCGTGCATCTGTGCGCTGAGGGCGGCCAGCGCCGTGGCTCCTTCCGCCTCTGCTCGTGGCAACGGATTGACCAGCAGGGCGGCCATCGCCAGTTCCTGCGCATTGGCCCAGTTGCGATAGATCGTCGGTTTGCCGACGCCGGACCGCGCGGCAACTGCCTCGATCGTCAAACGACCGAAGCCTTCGGCCATCAGAATGTCATGGGCGGCGTCGAGCGCACGCTTGCGCGCCGTCGCGCTTGGCGGCCGCCCGCGTTTCTTCGATTCTGTATCGGTATCTTGACTCATATCGTTACGATACGTAACGTTAATATATGTCCCAGTCAAGGAGAAGCGCCATGCCGAGTTTCGCCAGAAAAGTAAGTGCCTATTTCATCGTAAAGGATGCAGCGCGCGCCATCGACTTTTACAAGGAAGCCTTCGGCGCAACGGAAATCTTCCGCATGACCGATCCTTCGGACGGACGGATAGGGCACGCTGAACTGCGTTTCGGAGAGACGCTGATGATGCTGGCGGATGAATACCCGGATTTCGGCGCCCTGTCTCCGGATACCATCGGCGGCTCGCCTGTGACCTTCCACGTCGACACCGGTTCGACCGATGCGGCGGTCGCGCAGGCCCTCGCGGCCGGGGCAACGCTGTTGCGCCCGGCAACGGACCAGAGTTTTGGCGAGCGGGTGGCGCAGGTGCTCGATCCCTACGGCCATCGCTGGATGCTGTCGCAGACCATCGAGCAGGTCACGCCTGAAGAGATGCAGCGGCGCTGGAACGAAGGGACATCTGCATGAGCGAGCGCGGCGGACCTGGGAGCGCTCAAGGAGGCCGAGCGAGCCCTCAACGCGGGGATGGTCTCAAACGATCCCGCGCAGATATCGGTTTGCATCACGCAAGACTGGGGGGATGACGCCCGCGACACGATGACCACGGCGCCACGCAGACGTGTTCAGCTACCAAACCATCCGGCACTTTTGGCAACTGAGAAAGCCTTGAAGGCATCGAGGGTCTCCGCACTGACGTGATGTTCGATGCCTTCAGCGTCGATGCGCGCCTTATCCGCACTTATGCCAAGCGCGCGCAGAAAGCTCTCGACGATCTGATGACGCTCTCGGCTCCTTTCGGCAAACTCGTTGCCCTCTGGCGTCGGGAAAACGCCACGATAAGATTTTTGTTGAATGAACCCCTCGGCGGCAAGACGCTTGAGCATCTTTGCGACCGTTGGCTGAGCGACACCTAGCCTTTGTGCGATGTCAACTTGGCGGGCCTCGCCGCCATCGGCGATCAAGTCGGCGATCAGTTCCACATAATCTTCCACAAGTTCAGTGCGGCGGTTGTTGCGCGTTCGGCGAAAACTCTCGACCTGTGCATCCGCATCGACAAGGGCGCCTTGGAAACTATCCGGCGTTGGTTTGACGGACATTGAACGCACTCTTTTTTCCAAGGACCGGCCATGGTGATACTGGCGGCCTCTGCGGCATTCCTGATGTTGATGGCGATCTCACGACGCGGTGGGCGGCCGAGTGGTCTTGCGCTTGCCACCTATATCGCTCTCGGAATCGGACTGCACAATCTTGGTGAAGGGCTTGCGATCGGCGCGGCCTTCGCCGCAGGTGCCGCGGGCCTGGGCACCTTCCTCGTTATGGGGTTCACCCTGCACAACATCACCGAAGGCATCGGTATGCCGCCCCGCTCTTGAAGACGAGACCGCCGCTCTGGCGGTTCGCCGCCTTGGCACTGCTCGCGGGTGGACCGGCAGTCATCGGCATGTGGATCGGCAGCCTCGCCTATGCGCCGCAACGGTCGGCAATCGCGCTCGCCATCGACGCGGGGGCCATCCTGCAGGTTATTGTCGAAGTCGGCGCATTTCTGGCGCGATCCTACGGAGAGCGCCTTGCAGGCCCGCTAACACCTCCCATTCTAGCCGGTGCTACCGTGGGGGTCGCCTTCATGTATGCTACGGCAATGCTTGTGAAGATCTAGGTTGCGTGCTCGCGGCGGCAAAATGCGCGGAAAGGCGGCCGCAAGCACTTTCGCCCGCGGCCGGTGAACTGCCCCGTAGCGATAAAAAGGGGCACTGCTATGAACAGCCGGTGCCCGCGATTGCCGAAACCCTTACAAAATCTCGGTCGCGGCGATCTGGATGCCGAAACCTTCAAGGCCGACATAGTGGCGCTCGCGCGAGGAGATCAGCTTGATCGAGGTGATGCCGAGATCTTTCAGAATTTGCGCGCCAAGGCCGATTTCCAGCCATTCGCTTTCGCGTGCCTGCGCCTCGTCATGGCCTTCGCGGTCATGTTTGCCCTTGCGGGCGGTCTGCGAGGCACCGACGCCGACAGAGCCTTCGCGCAAATAGACGATGACGCCGCAGCCTTGTTCGGACATGCGCTTCATGATGGCATCGAGCTGGCAATCCTTGCCGAAGACGTCGGCCGCGACATTTTCCAGATGCAGGCGCACCGGAATATCGACACCGTCGCGGATGTCGCCAAAGATCACGGCGAGATGCTGCATCGGATCCCAGGGCAGGGAATAGGCATTGGCCTTGGCCTTGCCATAGGGCGTATCGACATCGAACGTCGCCTCGAGCTCGATCAGCGTTTCCTTGCGCTGGCGGTAGGCGATGAGGTCGGCGACCGAAACCTGCTTCAACCCGTGTTTTTCGGCAAATTCGGTAACCTGCGGGCCGCGCGTCACTGTGCCGTCGTCATTGACCAGTTCGCAGATGACGCCAATCGGCGGCAGGCTGGCGAGCTTGCAGAGATCGACGGCGGCTTCCGTATGGCCAGAGCGCATCAACACGCCGCCTTCGCGGGCAACCAGTGGGAAGATATGGCCGGGGCGGACGAAATCGGCCGGGCCGACATTCGGATTGGCGAGGTTGCGCACCGTCAGCGTCCGGTCGTCGGCGGAGATGCCGGTTGTCGTGCCGTGCTTGAAATCGACGGTCACGGTGAAGGCCGTGGTGTGGGCCGAATCGTTCTCGGCCACCATGGCATTGAGGTTGAGACGCTTGGCCTCTTCTTTCGGCATCGGCGTGCAGACGATGCCTGAGGTATGGCGGACGATGAAGGCCATCTTTTCCGGCGTGCAGTGAACGGCGGCGACGATCAGGTCACCTTCGTTCTCGCGGCCGTCGTCGTCGGTGACGACGACGATCTCGCCGGCCTCGAAGGCCCGGATGGCATCGGCAACGCGCTTCTGGTCAAAGGGCATGGTAGTTCTTCCTTGAAGTTACTTGAGGCGTCCGGTTTGGCCTCGGTCGCGCAGGTAGTGATCGG
This genomic window contains:
- a CDS encoding VOC family protein, whose product is MPSFARKVSAYFIVKDAARAIDFYKEAFGATEIFRMTDPSDGRIGHAELRFGETLMMLADEYPDFGALSPDTIGGSPVTFHVDTGSTDAAVAQALAAGATLLRPATDQSFGERVAQVLDPYGHRWMLSQTIEQVTPEEMQRRWNEGTSA
- a CDS encoding TetR/AcrR family transcriptional regulator, coding for MSQDTDTESKKRGRPPSATARKRALDAAHDILMAEGFGRLTIEAVAARSGVGKPTIYRNWANAQELAMAALLVNPLPRAEAEGATALAALSAQMHGLVTAFASTRGRQITMALAAADPESEFTKAFRNQVILSSRNAGRIILEQALARGEIVPPLDLEAFLDMIYGPVFFRLLVGHRLVSPEFGDAIVMTALRAVAPRGP
- a CDS encoding DMT family transporter is translated as MDKTTSGWINGFLGVLIFSGSLPATRVAVADFDPVFLTVARAAIAGALALALLMMFRQKRPARSDMVSLMVVSFGVVVGFPMLTALALKHITSAHSIVFVGLLPLATAIFGVLRGGERPRPAFWLFSGLGSLLVAGFALLQAFSASPIGDLLMLAAIIACGLGYAEGAKLSRTLGGWQVICWALVLSLPIMATLALVTMPPSFAETGQPAWLGLAYVSVFSMLVGFVFWYRGLAQGGIAAVGQLQLLQPFFGLVLAATLLNEAVSWPMVAVTAAVVLCVAGAKRFAK
- the mntR gene encoding manganese-binding transcriptional regulator MntR gives rise to the protein MSVKPTPDSFQGALVDADAQVESFRRTRNNRRTELVEDYVELIADLIADGGEARQVDIAQRLGVAQPTVAKMLKRLAAEGFIQQKSYRGVFPTPEGNEFAERSRERHQIVESFLRALGISADKARIDAEGIEHHVSAETLDAFKAFSVAKSAGWFGS
- the ribB gene encoding 3,4-dihydroxy-2-butanone-4-phosphate synthase; translation: MPFDQKRVADAIRAFEAGEIVVVTDDDGRENEGDLIVAAVHCTPEKMAFIVRHTSGIVCTPMPKEEAKRLNLNAMVAENDSAHTTAFTVTVDFKHGTTTGISADDRTLTVRNLANPNVGPADFVRPGHIFPLVAREGGVLMRSGHTEAAVDLCKLASLPPIGVICELVNDDGTVTRGPQVTEFAEKHGLKQVSVADLIAYRQRKETLIELEATFDVDTPYGKAKANAYSLPWDPMQHLAVIFGDIRDGVDIPVRLHLENVAADVFGKDCQLDAIMKRMSEQGCGVIVYLREGSVGVGASQTARKGKHDREGHDEAQARESEWLEIGLGAQILKDLGITSIKLISSRERHYVGLEGFGIQIAATEIL